In a single window of the Solea solea chromosome 14, fSolSol10.1, whole genome shotgun sequence genome:
- the slc7a11 gene encoding cystine/glutamate transporter translates to MTKRCASSQNHTSVTDYGPKMSQNESQSNTDGKVQDEDKKKVGLGKKVSLLRGMSIIIGTIIGAGIFISPKGILMHSGSIGMSLIVWIGCGVVSLFGALSYAELGTCIKKSGGHYTYIMEIYGPQMAFLRLWVDLIAIRPAGMAVISLAFGQYILEPLFMPCPIPPVAVKLATAIGLTTVMSLNSTSVTWSARIQIFLTISKLLAIAIIIVPGLYQLFRGNTRNFDNAFEFSNMKLHGMPLAFYSGMYAYAGWFYLNFVTEELEKPERTLPLAICLSMAIVTCCYVLTNVAYYTVMSAEEILTTDAVAVVFAEKLMGKFSMAVPVFVALSCFGSMNGCIFALSRMFLVASREGQLPEVLSMIHVRRNTPLPAVFILYPMTMFQLFVGDIYSLLNFMSFLRWLFIGVVVLGLIYLRYKKPNLPRPFKVPLFIPVVFCLASFFMVFLSLYSDPVNTGIGFAISLTGIPAYFIFIYFNDRPKWLQRSLDSFNRSLQVILEVVPAEQ, encoded by the exons atgaccaagAGGTGTGCATCTTCTCAAAATCATACTAGTGTTACAGATTATGGAccaaaaatgtcccaaaatGAGAGTCAATCCAATACTGATGGGAAAGTGCAGGATGAAGACAAAAAGAAGGTTGGACTTGGGAAGAAAGTTTCTTTGCTCCGAGGGATGTCCATCATCATTGGAACCATTATAGGTGCTGGAATCTTCATTTCTCCAAAGGGCATCCTCATGCACTCCGGCAGTATAGGAATGTCTCTAATCGTTTGGATTGGATGTGGTGTGGTGTCTCTCTTTG GAGCCCTGTCCTATGCTGAGCTGGGGACATGTATTAAGAAGTCTGGTGGACATTACACATATATAATGGAAATCTATGGACCTCAGATGGCTTTCCTAAGGCTGTGGGTTGATCTCATTGCAATACG ACCGGCTGGGATGGCAGTCATTTCTCTGGCCTTTGGACAGTACATCCTGGAGCCTCTGTTCATGCCCTGTCCTATTCCTCCTGTAGCTGTCAAACTGGCTACTGCCATCGGCTTAA CTACTGTCATGTCCCTGAACAGCACGAGTGTGACCTGGTCAGCCAGGATTCAAATCTTCCTTACCATCAGCAAGCTGCTCGCCATTGCCATCATCATAGTACCTGGGCTGTACCAGCTCTTTAGAG ggaatACCAGAAACTTTGACAATGCCTTTGAGTTCAGTAATATGAAGCTGCATGGTATGCCACTGGCATTCTACTCTGGGATGTATGCATATGCTGGATG GTTCTATCTGAATTTTGTGACAGAGGAACTAGAAAAACCTGAGAG GACTTTGCCATTAGCTATATGTTTGTCCATGGCGATTGTGACCTGCTGTTATGTGCTCACCAATGTGGCATATTACACAGTGATGTCAGCAGAAGAGATCCTGACCACGGATGCTGTTGCTGTG GTGTTTGCAGAGAAGTTGATGGGGAAGTTTTCCATGGCTGTTCCTGTGTTTGTGGCCTTGTCTTGCTTTGGCTCCATGAATGGCTGCATATTTGCCTTGTCAAG AATGTTCCTCGTGGCATCGCGGGAAGGACAACTGCCTGAGGTTTTGTCAATGATCCATGTCCGCAGAAACACTCCCCTGCCTGCTGTTTTCATACTG TACCCTATGACCATGTTCCAGCTGTTTGTGGGAGACATCTACAGCCTGCTGAACTTTATGAGCTTCCTGCGATGGCTCTTCATTGGTGTGGTGGTGCTGGGTTTAATCTACCTCCGATACAAGAAACCAAACCTGCCCCGCCCCTTTAAG GTCCCGCTCTTCATTCCAGTGGTATTCTGCCTGGCAAGTTTCTTCAtggtctttctgtctctgtactCGGACCCTGTTAATACAGGGATTGGATTTGCCATTTCCCTCACTGGCATCCCAGCATACTTCATCTTCATCTACTTCAATGACAGACCAAAGTGGCTTCAGAGGTCTTTAG atTCCTTCAACAGATCACTACAAGTCATCCTGGAGGTTGTCCCTGCTGAGCAGTAA